In Juglans microcarpa x Juglans regia isolate MS1-56 chromosome 1S, Jm3101_v1.0, whole genome shotgun sequence, the genomic stretch tattttccaattgaaaaagtaaccagcacttgcttattgaccctaacctccccacaatcactaagccatgtcttccacagcttgaatccgtgcattgcttccttgatcttcttgttccttgatcttgtaattgacccatctagaatttacaaatgatctttaagactaggcccaccttggttcccatcattggtacttgtttagagagaatagattttgtgtgccaactagttttatgcttaagttgcttgtgtgtgatagacatggtggtttgttgggtaactttggtgtaaggaaaactttcaacatgttgcatgaacatttgtggaagtattacttgccattcattgagtttgcatatgattggagtggtgtaagaaaaacttcaggtgtgtttcatgaacgtttgtgggagtatcttttGCCATTTATTGACTtgctacatgaacatttgcaggagtatcatttgctcttattagagtgtgcatataaaaccttgcatactactatttcttattctccatttgaggttgtttatggttttaatccacttactcatttacctctgatggctttgcttgttgatgataggagtagcttggatgaaaattttcaatttcttgagaaaattaatgaaaatacacgtgaagtagatctttcaagtaagtatcaagtttttctattttcaatgttactaacatttttccttttgatccaggtggagattcgaggtcgaatccttttgaggagagggggaatgatgggaaccaaggtgggcctagtcttaaagaacatttgtaaattctagatgggccaattacaagatcaaggaccaagaagatcaaggaagcaatgcacggattggtgcaatccacttgggatgaagctagcaagagcccaacactcaagatgggcttgaaagaaggagaaccagctttgatccacttgattcaagctgtggaagacatggcttagagatagggcctattgttatttgagacttcaaatttggttaaatgatttattttattagtttagaataagtgggcttgaagatgtctggcccacacgtcttattttcaatgaactagagttttcaagaaggccttgtctTTTGggcaagggcttacttggaaagttacttttaggaattaggattttaagaggtactgtagtgttactgtagccgtactgtagccgcggtactgtagcgtgacactgttcatcaggggcattttgggtaaaagggggctttattttggctatggttttaattaggtttagtttaaatactccttgtagcctcatttgaagatcagacaatattgaattttatttgtgagttgagttttctcctcttgttcttgattgaactcttgaacttatcaaaggtaaatcacaacctttgttgcgttccttctttgtaatctgggttcttgagacgggttcttcaacgggtctagattttaatataatctaggttcttgaaacgggttctcatcgggtctagattctccatccttgacttgatttttggctttcttggggagttttcaaattgattgtgagttcaagggaattcattcccgcgggttcatatcagtgatcaaaaaaggaagagtgaaaaagagattgagcaaaaaagaaagagtgagagtgaaaaagagcataaaagaaagagtgaaaaagaaagtagagaggtggctgagagtaaagaaaaaagagtagagccactagagaaaaaagaaagagagtcttctgagagaaaaggaaaggcaaaagtgagtttctatgcaagagaaagtgaggttaagagggctttcttcgcagatcgccctatgatttttcttgtctataaagagtcttatcttacttttgatgaaactaaccagtttcttcctagtttggctgtttctttgttgcaggagtttgaggatgtattccccgacgagatgccaaatgagttgccatccattagaggcattgagcactaGATTGATTTTGTacccggggctgctattccaaactgaccagcctataggagtaatccagaggagacaaaggagcttcagaggcaagttgaggatttgatgagcagggggtacgtgagggagagcatgagcccttgtgctgtaccagtgctactagtgccaaagaaggatgggacgtggaggatgtgcattgattgcagggcggtcaacaatatcacggtaaagtatcgccatcccattcctagattggatgatatgcttgatgaattgcatggctcatgtattttcagtaaaattgatcttaaaagtgggtaccatcaaattagaatgaaagagggtgatgaatggaaaactgcttttaagactaaatatgggctttatgaatggttggttatgccatttggacttacaagtgcgcccagtactttcatgagattaatgaaccatgtcctacgtgcattcataggcaagtttgtggttgtgtactttgatgatatcttagtgtacagcaagaacttaaatgaacatattgaccatttgagatatgtgtttgatgtgttgagatgtgaaaagttgtatgctaatttcaagaaatgtgccttttgcatggaaaaagttgtttttcttggttatgttgttagtacgaagggtattgaggtggatgaagagaaagtcaaggccatcaaggagtggccaacgccaaaaagcatcactgaggtaagaagctttcatggcttagcaagcttttatcggcgttttgttaaagacttcagcaccattactgcactactcactgaggtaattaaaaagaatgttgggtttcattggggggctaatcaagagaatgcttttgccactattaaagaaaggttgtgctctgcacctgtgttagcattacctgattttaacaaagcttttgagattgaatgtgatgccttaggaattgggattggagccgttttgatgcaagataggcgtcccatagccttcttcagtgaaaagttaagtggggcatccctgaaataccctacttatgacaaagagctttacgctcttgttcgtgcattagaggcttggcagcactacctatggccaagggaatttgtgatccacaccgatcatgaatcattgaagcatctcaagggtcaaggtaagttgaataaaaggcatgctagatggatggaatacattgagacatttccctatgtcatccgttacaagcaaggtaaggagaacattgttgctgatgctctatcccggaggtatgtacttcttacttctatgagtgctaaaatgcttgggtttgaatatgtaaaagacatgtatgccgatgacgctgatttttctaatgtgtatgtggcatgtgataaggcggcatttggtaagttttacaagcatgatggttatttgtttaaagaaagcaaactttgtctgccaaattgttctatgcgtgagttattggtgcgtgaggcacatggtgggggattaatgggacactttggtgtcaagaaaactttagacattttgcatgaacatttcttttggcctaagatgaagagagatgttaacgtatttgtggaaggtgcattacatgtagaaaggccaaatctaaggttttgccacatgggttgtatacacccttacccgttcctagtgagccatgggtagacatatctatggactttgttttggggctgcctaggaccaaaaggggtagagattctatttttgtggttgtggatagattcagtaagatggcacatttcattccatgccataaaacagatgatgcaaccaacatagctgacttgtttttctgggagatagtgcgactccatggtgtacctaggagtattgtttctgatagggatgttaaattccttagctacttttggaaggtgttgtgggggaaattgggtactaagctcttattttccactacttgtcatccgcagactgatggtcagactgaagtagttaataggactttaactcaacttttacgcactgttgttcataagaatttaaaaacttgggaggattgtttgccatttatagagtttgcatataataggacgatgcatactactacttcatactctctttttgaaattgtttatggatttaatccacttactcctttggatttgatgcctttacctgttgatgacaggagtagcttggatggacaaaagaaggcagacttggtgaagtcacttcatgagagggtacggcttcaaattgcccaaaagaatgaaagggttgcgtcccaagccaataaaggacgaaggcgtgtcatctttgaaccaggagattgggtttgggttcacatgcgcaaagaaagattcccagcccatagaaggactaagttacatcctcgaggagatggacctttccaaattcttgagaaaattaatgacaatgcatataaagtggatcttccaggtgagtataaagtttctgcaactttcaatgtttctgatctttctccttttgatgtaggtgaagattcgaggtcgaatccttttgaggagagggggaatgataggaaccaaggtgggcctactcttaaagatcccttgcaagttccagatgggccaattacaagatcaagggccaggaagatcaaggaagcaatgcaaggattggtgcaatccacttgggatgaagccagcaagagcccaacactgaagatgggtctgaaagaagaagaaccagctttgatcca encodes the following:
- the LOC121247286 gene encoding uncharacterized protein LOC121247286, whose amino-acid sequence is SIKMKIPSFQGRTDPEVYLEWEKKIELVFDCHNYSEEMKVKLAVIEFTDYAIIWWDQLVTNRRRNYERPIETWGELKALMRRRFVPSHYYRDLYQKLQNLTQGSRSVEDYHKEMDVAMIRANVKEDREATMARFLSGLNRDVANIIELQHYVEIEDMVHMAMKVERQLKRKGTTARYTSVSSATWKSKWDRNDPGEAKRKTEPPKGKDEGTSIKPKVESQPSRNRDIKCFKCLGSGHIASQCPNRRVMIMRDNGEVMTESEDRAVNNITVKYRHPIPRLDDMLDELHGSCIFSKIDLKSGYHQIRMKEGDEWKTAFKTKYGLYEWLVMPFGLTSAPSTFMRLMNHVLRAFIGKFVVVYFDDILVYSKNLNEHIDHLRYVFDVLRCEKLYANFKKCAFCMEKVVFLGYVVSTKGIEVDEEKVKAIKEWPTPKSITEVIKKNVGFHWGANQENAFATIKERLCSAPVLALPDFNKAFEIECDALGIGIGAVLMQDRRPIAFFSEKLSGASLKYPTYDKELYALVRALEAWQHYLWPREFVIHTDHESLKHLKGQGKLNKRHARWMEYIETFPYVIRYKQGKENILLVREAHGGGLMGHSTTSYSLFEIVYGFNPLTPLDLMPLPVDDRSSLDGQKKADLVKSLHERVRLQIAQKNERVASQANKGRRRVIFEPGDWVWVHMRKERFPAHRRTKLHPRGDGPFQILEKINDNAYKVDLPGEYKVSATFNVSDLSPFDVGEDSRSNPFEERGNDRNQGGPTLKDPLQVPDGPITRSRARKIKEAMQ